The following nucleotide sequence is from Calditerricola satsumensis.
TCAAGTCCCAGTGCCAGTAGTACTCCGTCGTCAGCACGATGTAGTTCTCCATGAAGTCGTCGAGGAAGGCGACGCGCAGGAGCGTCTTGGCCAGCCCGCCCTGGCGGTATAGGGGGGTCACCTCGATGGCCCCGAGCTCGAGCAAGCAGTCGAGGCCGCCCTGCGCCCAGCGTTCAAAGGGATCGGGGTAATGAAAGGTGACGTACCCGACGACCGTTTCGGCGCGGCGGGCGACGATGACGCGTCCCTCGGGCAACGCGGCGATCTCCACGAGGGCCTCGTGCTGCCGCGCCGGCGGGCGAAAGGCGCCGAGGCCGTCGTCGAGGCGATACGTCGCGAGCGCTTCAGGGGATACGGGGCCTTCCACCCGCAAGAGGCCACGGGGATGCGGCCAGTCGATCCCGTGGTACGTTTTGATGTGCTCCACAGCGATCCCCCCTTGGGGGTCAGCGTTGAACCTTGCCTCCGCCAACGCGATGGGAAGGGGCGGATGCGGGCAAAGACGTCTCCCGCGATGGGGCATGGGGCAGCCGCACCTCGGCGCGGCCCGACACGCGTCCGGCGACGTCGACGGCGATGACGCGGTAGGCCATGGCCTCGGGCGCGGGGTCGACGAACTGCAGCGGCTCGTGCGCGGGGACGGCGCCCAGCTTCCGTTCCCTCCCGGAAGGGTCCACGCGGTACACGCGGTAGCCCACCACGTCGGCTTCCGGGTTGGGTCGCCAAGTGATCATCACCTTGCGGCCTTCGGGAATGGCGACAAGGCCGTTCCGGACGTTTTCCCTCTTTCTCCAACTCCTGGCACAGCAGGATCTCCGCCGCCCGTTCTTCGATTTCGAACATTAAGAACGGAAGGCGCGTGTAGGCCCGCTCCTGCCGCTTGGCCAGGCTGCCCTTCAGGTCAAAGGCGAGGGCTTCGTCGTATTGCTGGCGGGTGATGAACCCCTCGGCCAGCATGCGGTCGAGCACATAGCGCTGCCGCGCCAGCCCCCGCTTCAGCCCTGCCTCGTTGACCGCGCCGTCGCGGGTAAACGGCCGGTAGGCGCCGGGGGCTTGGATCATCCCGGCCAGGTACGCCGCCTGGGCGAGGTTGAGCGTGCGCGCGTCGACGCCAAAGATGCCCCTGGCTGCCGCCTGAATGCCGTAGATGTTCCGGTTGTGGACGTCCTTGCCGAAGTAGATCGCATTGAGGTAGGCCTTGAGGATTTTGTCTTTGGAAAACAGCCGCTCGAGGCGGAGGGCGAGAACCACTTCTTTGACTTTGCGCGTCACGGTGCGCTCGGGGGTGAGCAAGGTGTTCTTCACCAGCTGCATGGTGAGGGTGCTCCCCCCCGGTTTGCTCCTCGGTCCCGGTGAGGTATTGCCCCACGGCGCGGAGAAAGGCGCGGGGCGCCACGCCGCGGTGCTCGTAGAAGCGATGGTCTTCGGTGGCGATGAGGGCGTTGAGAAAGTGGGGCGACACCTCGTCTTTGGACACGACGCGGCGGTCTTCCTCGGTGCGCAGCGGCCCGATGAGGGACTTGAGGGCGAGGACAACGGTTTTCCGCGCCGTGGCGCGCGGGCCGGCGGTCGGCTTTTCCTTCGCTTCCGTCACATCGCGTTCCTCCTCCGACCCGGACAGATGTGTCTCCTTCTAGCATACCGTTTTTGGGGGAAACGGCAACTGCGGGTTTTTCGTTCTGTCCCGGACGGCCTTCCCCATTGGACGCAGGTACGGTGGAACGGGCCAGAGGTGGGCTTGCACGCGGATCCGGTCATGCCGGGCCGCATCCGCCGCGTCGGAGAACAGCCGCGATCCGATGTAGGCGACGGCAAAGCTGAAGGGACGGTGAGGAAGGCCGGGTTTGTTGGCGAAAGGAGGGGCGTGGCGGCGTCGCGGGAAACGCCAGCGCGGGAGCCGAGAAACACGAAGGCGATGGGCGCCAGCACGCCGACGAGCAGGTTCAAGGCGGCGCTGATGGAATCGTCGGCGATGGCCAGTCCGTTTTGCAGGCCGGTCAGCTGGTCGCCGGCGGTGTAGCAGTGGCGTGACGAGAGGACGGGATGCGCGTGAGCAGAGAGGCGGCGACGAGCAGCAGGCCGACCGATCGACCAGGGAGACGGTCAGCACGTCCATGGTTTCGTTTACTGGTGGGAACCGGGCGCAGCATGGATTCGGCCCTAAAGCCGCAAGTTTCAGAGGTTCCTCCGAATGCGAACGAGCGTGTAAAGTTTCAGTAGGAACATGGTGAGGAAAAAACGAAAAGAGACCTCACCGCAAGTTGTCTGACCAGGCTTCTCGGGTCGATCTTTCATTCCGAAAAAGCCTCTTCAGTTTGCGGAATTCCTGCTATTGCTGTTTGCTTGTCCAAACAAAAAAGCCCGGCTTCCGTTACTCGGGCAAAGGAAAGCGGATGAACGACACTCACATAGAAAGGAGTTGTAGGCGAAAGAATCTTTCTTCTTCGTCTTCGTAACCTCGAAAAATCACCTTGTCAATGTCTTTATGATTGAAAAAGAAATTATACTGGGATGAGATGTTGCCTTCTGGATACATGCAGGCAACATAATCGTATATTTCATTCGTTCCTCCTCTTTTTTGTTTTCTACCGTAAATCATCAGTTTCTTCTCTAGCCCTTTTACCGTGACGACCGAACCAATGGGCAGGAGATCAATTTTTTTCATTAACCTACCCTCCATGAGGTTATAAAATCATTTACCTTTATTTATTTTTACTTACCCCACAAATTATAGAATAACTTTAAAAATATCTTATATCCGAATAGTAAAATAAAAGACCCAAAGATAATGTATACTATAGAAATTATTATTTTTTGTTCAACATCAAATTCATTATCTAGCCAAATATAAATTATTGACCCAATTAATAAGAGGGAGTATACAGAAAAAAATGTCTTTAGGAATTTTTTCATATAGCATCATCTCCCTAAGAATGAATTATCGACTTACATTGATATACATACCGGCACCAGCGCCATACGATATATGAATTCCGGTTTTCTTTCCTGCATATACTTGTGCTCCAATTGCTCCTAGGGATGCTGTCATTCCAACTGTTATGTTTACACCTTTTATATTAACAGTTCCGCTCAAATCGTACTTTGTTAAATAAGCTTCACCACCCACAGCCAAAGTGCCGTTTCTGAAGGAAAGGTTTGCTTCAGCCCCTACTTTTTTAACACTGGCATTCAATCCATATTTGTTATATCCAGCTTCAATGATAGCACCAGATGCTGAAAAACCGTATTCCTTGCTTACGGAGTAATTAGGTCCCTTCACATACCACCCGGAACTGTGACCAATGGCTAAGGCCATGCAAATCACTCCTCAAGAAGTATTACGATTTGTAATTTATCACATTTAAAATAATTTTGCAATAGTACAAGATTAATAATTTCATCACCAAAAGGGGTGCGACCCAACTCAGTTTTTGTGTCGGGCGTTTGCCGAAAGTGGACACGCAAGGGGCAATCCTCTGCAGTAGACAGGCCCCAACGGGTTGTGGTAATACTTAAAGCGTAACCGTATATCTGTCCCAAACGCGAGGAAGGACGCCAGTAGTCGCTGGGAAGCCGCCTGTCAGAGAGCCGGTGGGAGGTGCGAACCGGCGCGGTCCAGCGGGCGAAGTACCGTCCGGAGCGGGGTCGGTGAAGGGCGCGCGGATGCGCCTGTGTAGCCGGCTGCCGGGCCAGAAGCCCGTTATCGCAACGGAGCGGCGGGAGAAGGCCGCTGTGCGGCATCGTGTTTTCTCCCGGCCAGAAGGGTGGTACCGCGGCGTGTGTCCGTCCCTTTGTGCGGGACGGCTTTTTTGTTTGCGCGCCGCACGGCGTGTTTGTTCGGAAGGAAAGCGCGATATCCGTTCGAGAATCCGTTACGACGGGAGGCGAAGCAGGATGGACGAAGCGAAAGCGCGCAAGGAGGAGCGCGAGGCGATTCGCCTGACGCCGGAGCAGGAACGGGAGGTCGAGCGCCAGCTGGCCGTCATCGCCCGCGGCGCGGCGGAGATTCTGCCGGAGGACGAGCTGCGCCGGAAGCTGGCGCGGTCGGTGGCCACCGGGCGGCCGCTGAAGGTGAAGCTGGGGCTTGACCCGTCGGCGCCGGACATCCACATCGGCCACACGGTGGTGTTGCAGAAGCTGCGCCAGTTCCAGGAACTCGGCCACACCGTGCAGCTGATCATTGGCGATTTCACCGGGCGCATCGGCGATCCGACGGGCAAGTCGGAGACGCGCAAGCCCCTCACCGAGGAGCAGGTGAAGGCCAACGCGCGCACCTATGTCGAGCAGTTTGCCAAGGTCCTCGACATGGACCGGGTGGAGCTGCACTTCAACAGCACGTGGCTGGCCCCGCTCACCTTCGCCGACGTGGTGAAGCTGGCGGCACAGGTGACGGTGGCGCGGATGCTGGAGCGCGACGACTTTGAGAAGCGGTACAAGGCGGGCCAGCCGATCAGCCTGCACGAGTTCTTCTACCCGCTCATGCAGGGGTACGACTCGGTGGCCCTCGAGTCGGACATCGAGCTGGGCGGCACCGACCAGAAGTTCAACCTGCTGATGGGCCGCCACCTGCAGGAGGCGTTCGGGCAGGAGCCGCAGGTCATCCTCATGATGCCCCTGCTTGAGGGGCTCGACGGTGTGAAGAAGATGTCGAAGAGCCTCGGCAACTACATCGGCATCAGCGAGCCGCCCAACGAGATGTACGGCAAGGCCATGTCGGTGCCTGACGAGTTGATGGTCAAGTACTTTGAGCTGGTTACCGACCTGTCCAATGAGGAGATCGCCGCCATCCGCCAGGGTCTGGCCGACGGCACGCTCCACCCGCGCGACGCCAAGATGAAGCTGGCCCATACGCTGGTGCGCATGTACCATGGCGAGGAGGCGGCCCGCCAGGCCGAGGACTACTTCCGCACCGTCTTCCAGGAACGGGCGCTGCCGGAGGATGTCCCGACGGTGGCCGTTGCCCGTGCCAAACTGGAAGACGGCCGGATGTGGATTGTGCGC
It contains:
- a CDS encoding GNAT family N-acetyltransferase, which gives rise to MEHIKTYHGIDWPHPRGLLRVEGPVSPEALATYRLDDGLGAFRPPARQHEALVEIAALPEGRVIVARRAETVVGYVTFHYPDPFERWAQGGLDCLLELGAIEVTPLYRQGGLAKTLLRVAFLDDFMENYIVLTTEYYWHWDLKGTGLDVWAYRRVMEKVMGSANLVWMATDDPDICAHPANCLMVRIGKNVPPEAVAAFDRLRFQNRLIW
- the tyrS gene encoding tyrosine--tRNA ligase; this translates as MDEAKARKEEREAIRLTPEQEREVERQLAVIARGAAEILPEDELRRKLARSVATGRPLKVKLGLDPSAPDIHIGHTVVLQKLRQFQELGHTVQLIIGDFTGRIGDPTGKSETRKPLTEEQVKANARTYVEQFAKVLDMDRVELHFNSTWLAPLTFADVVKLAAQVTVARMLERDDFEKRYKAGQPISLHEFFYPLMQGYDSVALESDIELGGTDQKFNLLMGRHLQEAFGQEPQVILMMPLLEGLDGVKKMSKSLGNYIGISEPPNEMYGKAMSVPDELMVKYFELVTDLSNEEIAAIRQGLADGTLHPRDAKMKLAHTLVRMYHGEEAARQAEDYFRTVFQERALPEDVPTVAVARAKLEDGRMWIVRLLVELGLVGSNGEGRRMIQQGGVRIDGEKVTDVDAAVTVRDGMVVQVGKRKFAKVVLQ
- a CDS encoding DUF4176 domain-containing protein, whose translation is MKKIDLLPIGSVVTVKGLEKKLMIYGRKQKRGGTNEIYDYVACMYPEGNISSQYNFFFNHKDIDKVIFRGYEDEEERFFRLQLLSM